Proteins from one Desulfovibrio sp. X2 genomic window:
- a CDS encoding L-serine ammonia-lyase yields the protein MGAMRTIRTSIFELFKVGPGPSSSHTMGPMRAAGMFLAACRRLPPETQARAARLAVRLYGSLAATGRGHATDRAVAAGLLGHEPATCPPDLLSRLDMTPGVLHAVELGEGRAALDPADIVFDELAPVPGMLQVGQDTGGLPGHPNTLEFVLRDANGAELLLRRYASPGGGFVDDGSESAQELGEVPYPYDSMAELRAACDLAGLPLHEVLLRNEEALTGATRAEIDKKLTRIMEVMLDCVQRGLQAEGPLPGPIGLWRKARGIMARSRKRRHQAEKFLLTLSACALAAAEENAAGHVVVTAPTAGAAGVLPAVLYVCKEIKGLPRAALRQGMLAAAAVGLLARHEASISGAEVGCQGEVGVASAMAAAMAAQAHGLPLQAVENAAESALEHHLGLVCDPIGGFVQIPCIERNSMGAVKAYNAFLLATAVPTGHHVVGLDRALLAMLHIGRDMSPDYRETARGGLARQA from the coding sequence ATGGGCGCCATGCGCACAATCCGCACCTCCATCTTCGAGCTGTTCAAGGTAGGGCCCGGGCCGTCCAGCTCGCACACCATGGGCCCCATGCGCGCCGCGGGCATGTTCCTCGCGGCCTGCAGGCGGCTCCCCCCCGAGACCCAGGCCCGCGCCGCGCGCCTTGCGGTGCGCCTGTACGGCTCGCTCGCGGCCACGGGCCGGGGCCACGCCACGGACCGCGCCGTGGCCGCCGGGCTGCTCGGCCACGAACCGGCCACCTGCCCGCCGGACCTGCTCTCGCGCCTGGACATGACGCCCGGGGTGCTCCACGCCGTGGAACTCGGCGAGGGCCGGGCCGCGCTCGACCCCGCGGACATCGTCTTCGACGAGCTGGCGCCCGTGCCGGGCATGCTGCAGGTCGGCCAGGACACGGGCGGGCTGCCGGGCCATCCGAACACCCTCGAGTTCGTCCTGCGCGACGCGAACGGCGCGGAGCTGCTGCTGCGCCGCTATGCCTCGCCGGGCGGCGGATTCGTGGACGACGGCAGCGAGAGCGCGCAGGAGCTCGGCGAGGTGCCCTATCCCTATGACAGCATGGCCGAGCTGCGCGCCGCCTGCGACCTGGCCGGGCTGCCCCTGCACGAGGTGCTGCTGCGCAACGAGGAGGCCCTGACCGGAGCCACGCGGGCCGAGATCGACAAGAAGCTCACCAGGATCATGGAGGTCATGCTCGACTGCGTGCAGCGCGGGCTGCAGGCCGAGGGGCCGCTTCCCGGGCCCATCGGCCTGTGGCGCAAGGCGCGCGGCATCATGGCCCGCTCGCGCAAGCGCCGCCACCAGGCGGAGAAGTTCCTGCTCACCCTTTCGGCCTGCGCCCTGGCCGCGGCCGAGGAGAACGCCGCGGGCCACGTGGTGGTCACCGCGCCCACGGCCGGGGCCGCGGGCGTGCTGCCCGCCGTGCTCTACGTCTGCAAGGAGATAAAGGGGCTGCCGCGCGCCGCGCTGCGCCAGGGGATGCTGGCAGCCGCGGCCGTGGGCCTCCTGGCCCGGCACGAGGCCTCCATCTCCGGCGCCGAGGTCGGCTGCCAGGGCGAGGTGGGGGTGGCCTCGGCCATGGCCGCGGCCATGGCGGCCCAGGCCCACGGCCTGCCGCTCCAGGCCGTGGAGAACGCCGCGGAGTCGGCCCTCGAGCACCATCTCGGCCTGGTCTGCGACCCCATCGGCGGCTTCGTGCAGATCCCCTGCATCGAGCGCAACTCCATGGGCGCGGTCAAGGCCTACAACGCCTTCCTCCTGGCCACGGCCGTGCCCACGGGCCACCACGTGGTCGGGCTCGACCGCGCGCTCCTGGCCATGCTGCACATCGGCCGCGACATGTCGCCCGACTACCGCGAGACCGCGCGCGGCGGCCTGGCCCGGCAGGCCTGA
- a CDS encoding mechanosensitive ion channel family protein, whose translation MNALDAKTIETLTQDAVRWLDKLGTWALGTGLRVLLVLLLVWITLKIGRRVLEALFARISRHQDVEYAKRIDTLHSITAFSFKAGLLAIGGFVILGQLGINLGPILAAAGILGLAVGFGAQTLVQDVISGFFLLVEDQVRVGDVIQVGDKGGLVESITLRLIVLRDLAGNVHYIRNGKVDIVTNMTKDYSRYVFDIGVAYKEDVDRVIEVVKGIDEEMREDPQYKFLILEPLEVLGLDRFDDSAVVVRARTKTLPIQQWTVAREFNRRMKKRFDELGIDIPFPHRTLYFGDGQAERLRPPAKGQAAKPEDARDTEQGPVRMPDPAPSADPHDDSTDNLPG comes from the coding sequence ATGAACGCCCTCGACGCAAAAACCATCGAGACCCTGACGCAGGACGCCGTGCGCTGGCTGGACAAGCTGGGCACCTGGGCCCTGGGCACCGGACTTCGCGTCCTGCTCGTGCTCCTCCTGGTCTGGATCACCCTGAAGATCGGCCGCCGGGTCCTCGAGGCCCTCTTCGCCCGCATCTCCCGTCACCAGGACGTGGAGTACGCCAAGCGCATAGACACCCTGCACTCCATCACCGCCTTCAGCTTCAAGGCCGGGCTCCTGGCCATCGGCGGCTTCGTGATCCTGGGACAGCTCGGCATCAACCTGGGGCCGATCCTGGCCGCGGCCGGAATCCTCGGCCTGGCCGTGGGCTTCGGCGCCCAGACCCTGGTGCAGGACGTGATCTCCGGCTTCTTCCTGCTGGTCGAGGACCAGGTGCGCGTGGGCGACGTGATCCAGGTCGGCGACAAGGGCGGGCTCGTGGAGAGCATCACCCTGCGCCTCATCGTGCTGCGCGACCTGGCCGGCAACGTGCACTACATCAGGAACGGCAAGGTCGACATCGTGACCAACATGACCAAGGACTACTCCCGCTACGTCTTCGACATCGGCGTGGCCTACAAGGAGGACGTGGACCGGGTCATCGAGGTGGTCAAGGGCATCGACGAGGAGATGCGCGAGGACCCGCAGTACAAGTTCCTCATCCTCGAGCCGCTGGAGGTCCTGGGGCTCGACCGCTTCGACGACTCGGCCGTGGTCGTCCGGGCGCGCACCAAGACCCTGCCCATCCAGCAGTGGACCGTGGCGCGCGAGTTCAACAGGCGGATGAAGAAGCGCTTCGACGAGCTGGGCATCGACATCCCCTTCCCCCACCGCACCCTCTACTTCGGCGACGGGCAGGCCGAGCGGCTGCGCCCCCCGGCCAAGGGACAGGCGGCCAAGCCCGAGGACGCGCGGGACACGGAGCAGGGCCCCGTGCGCATGCCGGACCCCGCGCCCTCGGCGGACCCGCACGACGACTCCACGGACAACCTGCCCGGCTAG
- a CDS encoding efflux transporter outer membrane subunit: MPIRLDTVQRAVLACILILAVAAFTFLMSLLGGCAAGPDYVRPAVQTPAAYREAAKNGGKDWKQARPADLGGRGDWWACYDDPTLDSLVARVAVSNQNVRQVEARYRQAKALVREARASYFPTVTADGSATRGKQSPGSATATTYAVSGDVSWELDLWGATRRSVESESAGAEASAADLAAELLSMQAELVTDYFALRTIDLELDLYKRTVAAYERSLSITRNQYNAGIVTRSDVASAETQLKSAQASAIDLEVDRRQYEHAIAVLMGQPPATFSLPPRLDALRVPDIPVGVPSELLERRPDIAAAERRAAAANAQIGVAMAAFFPTLTLSAGGGYQNDGLADLLSVPNRVWTLGPELALTLFDGGLRAAKTDYARAAYDETVAGYRQTVLDGFREVEDYLAALSVLAREQVVQNEAVSAAREAERLALDQYKAGTVDYVSVVSAQTQALSSELTSVGLQGRRIAASVSLIEALGGGWRAGGTKAPTANAGGNEADASAGKTAKDAAVASRTTADAKTVE, from the coding sequence ATGCCCATCCGTCTCGATACCGTGCAGCGCGCGGTCCTCGCGTGCATCCTGATCCTGGCCGTGGCCGCCTTCACCTTCCTCATGTCCCTGCTCGGGGGCTGCGCCGCGGGCCCGGACTACGTGCGCCCTGCGGTGCAGACGCCCGCGGCCTACCGCGAGGCCGCAAAGAACGGCGGCAAGGACTGGAAGCAGGCCAGGCCCGCCGACCTCGGCGGCCGGGGCGACTGGTGGGCCTGCTACGACGATCCGACCCTCGATTCCCTGGTGGCGCGCGTGGCCGTCTCCAACCAGAACGTGCGCCAGGTGGAGGCCCGGTACCGCCAGGCCAAGGCCCTGGTGCGCGAGGCCCGGGCAAGCTACTTCCCCACCGTCACGGCGGACGGCTCGGCCACGCGCGGCAAGCAGAGCCCGGGCTCGGCCACGGCCACGACCTACGCCGTGAGCGGCGACGTCTCGTGGGAGCTCGATCTGTGGGGCGCCACGCGGCGCAGCGTGGAGTCCGAATCGGCAGGCGCCGAGGCGAGCGCGGCCGATCTGGCGGCCGAACTGTTGAGCATGCAGGCCGAACTGGTCACGGACTACTTCGCGCTGCGGACCATCGACCTCGAGCTGGACCTGTACAAGCGCACCGTAGCGGCCTACGAGCGCTCGCTGAGCATCACCCGCAACCAGTACAACGCGGGCATCGTCACGCGCTCGGACGTTGCCTCGGCCGAGACGCAGCTCAAGTCGGCCCAGGCCTCGGCCATCGACCTCGAGGTCGACCGCAGGCAGTACGAGCACGCCATCGCCGTGCTCATGGGCCAGCCCCCGGCGACGTTCTCGCTGCCTCCCCGCCTGGACGCCCTGCGCGTGCCGGACATCCCCGTCGGCGTGCCCTCCGAGCTGCTCGAGCGCAGGCCGGACATCGCCGCGGCCGAACGACGCGCCGCGGCCGCCAACGCGCAGATCGGCGTGGCCATGGCCGCCTTCTTCCCCACCCTGACCCTGTCCGCAGGCGGCGGCTACCAGAACGACGGCCTGGCCGACCTCCTGAGCGTGCCGAACCGCGTCTGGACGCTCGGGCCCGAGCTGGCCCTGACCCTGTTCGACGGGGGGCTGCGCGCGGCCAAGACGGACTACGCCCGGGCCGCCTACGACGAGACCGTGGCCGGCTACCGCCAGACCGTGCTGGACGGCTTCCGCGAGGTGGAGGACTACCTGGCCGCGCTCTCCGTGCTGGCCAGGGAGCAGGTCGTGCAGAACGAGGCCGTGTCCGCGGCGCGCGAGGCCGAGCGGCTGGCCCTGGACCAGTACAAGGCGGGCACTGTGGACTACGTGAGCGTGGTCAGCGCCCAGACCCAGGCCCTGTCGAGCGAGCTGACCTCGGTCGGCCTGCAGGGCAGGCGCATCGCGGCCAGCGTCTCGCTGATCGAGGCCCTGGGCGGCGGCTGGCGCGCGGGCGGGACAAAGGCCCCGACGGCGAACGCCGGAGGAAACGAGGCGGACGCCTCAGCCGGAAAAACGGCCAAAGATGCGGCCGTGGCTTCGCGCACGACGGCCGACGCCAAAACGGTCGAATGA
- a CDS encoding metal-sensitive transcriptional regulator, producing MTHDTTGIDELQKNVLSRLRKVEGQIRGIQNMVQEGKECEDILIQVRAVRSALKSTTALMLKRYVTACYQKMQEHPDPAEAQRKMEKTIQLLTNFLDG from the coding sequence ATGACGCACGACACCACCGGGATCGACGAGCTCCAGAAGAACGTCCTCTCCCGCCTGCGCAAGGTCGAGGGGCAGATCCGCGGCATCCAGAACATGGTCCAGGAGGGCAAGGAGTGCGAGGACATCCTCATCCAGGTCCGCGCCGTGCGCTCCGCCCTCAAGTCGACCACCGCGCTGATGCTCAAGCGCTACGTCACCGCCTGCTACCAGAAGATGCAGGAGCACCCGGACCCGGCCGAGGCGCAGCGCAAGATGGAGAAGACCATCCAGCTCCTGACCAACTTCCTCGACGGGTAG
- a CDS encoding ATP-binding protein: protein MGLPRGLYPKSLYGQLVLVLLGGMVLLQIITAMYLIAIRGPHFLRDGAYSDALSAAREVKVLDALPVGERADMAARLSDPSMNVRIVAERPVLEPLPREQESGGAAQTMRAALTGIFGTERGFLLRTGGVGHYTQDQIYGAANAEDHHFGMTFPFSLAVRMDDGSWALFTRRVPVETPGIGMLFPMFMDMWWRFVLILLLVLLVVRWVTRPLRVLAQAADEFGTNLAHTPLPEKGPTETRRAIQAFNRMQRRIRQFVEERSRMLAAISHDLKTPVTRLRLRCDLIEPADLQKRFVADLDELRDMLCLSLDFVRSIERGEEEVEVDLNSLLESLRDDYAEIGQSVECAGEALEPLPARPAGLKRCLTNLLDNAVRYGGAASVEIEDQGDNVTIAIRDRGPGIPEKSLPRVFEPFFRVEGSRSPRTGGHGLGLSIARNIALQHGGDIRLRNLPEGGLEALLSLPRRRIEGTAKPEARLCHAGQGIG from the coding sequence ATGGGACTGCCGCGCGGTCTCTATCCTAAATCGCTTTACGGCCAGCTGGTCCTGGTCCTTCTGGGCGGCATGGTCCTGCTGCAGATCATCACGGCCATGTATCTCATCGCCATACGCGGGCCGCACTTCCTGCGCGACGGGGCATATTCCGACGCCCTGAGCGCGGCGCGGGAGGTGAAGGTCCTGGACGCCCTGCCCGTGGGAGAGCGCGCGGACATGGCCGCCCGGTTGAGCGATCCCTCCATGAACGTGCGCATCGTGGCGGAGCGCCCCGTGCTCGAGCCGCTGCCGCGTGAGCAGGAGAGCGGCGGCGCGGCCCAGACCATGCGCGCCGCCCTCACGGGCATCTTCGGGACCGAGCGCGGTTTCCTGCTGCGCACCGGAGGCGTGGGCCACTACACGCAGGACCAGATATACGGCGCGGCCAACGCCGAGGACCACCATTTCGGCATGACCTTCCCCTTCTCCCTGGCCGTGCGCATGGACGACGGCTCCTGGGCCCTGTTCACGCGCCGCGTCCCGGTCGAGACCCCGGGGATCGGCATGCTCTTCCCCATGTTCATGGACATGTGGTGGCGCTTCGTGCTCATCCTGCTCCTCGTGCTGCTGGTCGTGCGCTGGGTCACGCGTCCCCTGCGCGTGCTGGCCCAGGCCGCTGACGAATTCGGCACCAACCTGGCGCACACCCCCCTGCCCGAGAAAGGCCCTACCGAGACGCGTCGCGCCATCCAGGCCTTCAACCGCATGCAGCGGCGCATCCGCCAGTTCGTGGAGGAGCGCAGCCGCATGCTGGCGGCCATCTCCCACGACCTGAAGACGCCGGTCACGCGGCTGCGCCTGCGCTGCGACCTCATCGAGCCCGCGGATCTGCAGAAGCGCTTCGTGGCCGACCTCGACGAGCTGCGCGACATGCTCTGCCTCTCGCTCGACTTCGTGCGCAGCATCGAACGCGGCGAGGAAGAGGTGGAGGTGGACCTGAACTCGCTCCTGGAAAGCCTGCGCGACGACTACGCCGAGATCGGCCAGAGCGTGGAGTGCGCGGGCGAAGCCCTGGAGCCCCTGCCCGCGCGGCCCGCAGGACTCAAGCGCTGCCTGACGAACCTCCTGGACAACGCCGTGCGCTACGGCGGCGCGGCGAGCGTTGAGATCGAGGACCAGGGCGACAACGTGACCATCGCCATCCGCGACCGTGGCCCCGGCATCCCGGAGAAGAGCCTTCCCCGCGTCTTCGAGCCCTTCTTCCGTGTGGAGGGCTCGCGCAGCCCACGCACCGGCGGTCACGGTCTGGGCCTCAGCATCGCGCGCAACATCGCCTTGCAGCACGGCGGCGACATCCGCCTGCGCAACCTGCCTGAAGGAGGCCTGGAAGCCCTTTTGAGTCTGCCGCGCCGCAGGATCGAAGGCACGGCAAAGCCTGAGGCGCGTCTGTGCCACGCAGGTCAGGGGATCGGCTAG
- a CDS encoding DUF401 family protein: protein MDFLNVAVPLAKVALAFVVMLVAIRKRIALPTCILGGSFVLALLFGLGPVSWGRAALSALWEQELMSLAVIVGLILVLSDILEQSGQGERLMRATSTLMRSHRLRLIFFPALIGLLPMPGGALFSAPMVRSAAGELPVDATRQAMLNYWFRHIWELTWPLYPVLILASALTGMTIAELVALTWPSLVMSLTLGWLFYLRPGVLPLPPSAGRGQTGPREFGKALRESLPILTALVGALVLDQTLDSVVPGLPDQSGFILALVLSIAVVAAQNGWSPARVLRTVFQRRVAGMVWLVLTIFIFKQVVEAGGVVTQLSQAASGDAALFVVTLVLPLLVGLICGISMAFVGTTFPLLLGLLEHMHVSPGVRTAYVVFGLMAGYTGVLASPLHACLLMTCDYFGVGLERGWKSILRPSAIFLAFAVAYFFVLRTWLA, encoded by the coding sequence ATGGATTTCCTGAACGTCGCCGTGCCTCTCGCCAAGGTCGCCCTGGCCTTCGTGGTCATGCTCGTGGCGATCCGCAAGAGGATCGCCCTGCCGACCTGCATCCTCGGCGGCAGCTTCGTGCTCGCCCTGCTCTTCGGCCTCGGCCCCGTCTCCTGGGGCCGCGCGGCCCTCTCCGCCCTGTGGGAGCAGGAGCTCATGTCGCTGGCCGTGATCGTGGGCCTCATCCTGGTGCTCTCGGACATCCTGGAGCAGAGCGGCCAGGGCGAGCGGCTGATGCGCGCCACGAGCACGCTCATGCGCAGCCACCGCCTGCGGCTCATCTTCTTCCCCGCGCTCATCGGGCTTTTGCCCATGCCGGGCGGCGCGCTCTTCTCCGCGCCCATGGTGCGCAGCGCGGCCGGGGAGCTGCCCGTGGACGCCACGCGCCAGGCCATGCTCAACTACTGGTTCCGCCACATCTGGGAGCTGACCTGGCCGCTCTATCCCGTGCTCATCCTGGCCTCGGCCCTCACCGGCATGACCATCGCGGAACTCGTCGCCCTGACCTGGCCGAGCCTGGTCATGAGCCTGACGCTCGGCTGGCTGTTCTACCTCAGGCCCGGGGTCCTGCCCCTGCCGCCCTCGGCCGGGCGCGGCCAGACCGGCCCCAGGGAGTTCGGCAAGGCCCTGCGCGAGAGCCTGCCCATCCTCACTGCGCTCGTGGGCGCCCTGGTCCTGGACCAGACCCTGGACAGCGTGGTGCCGGGGCTGCCGGACCAGTCGGGCTTCATCCTGGCGCTGGTGCTGTCCATCGCGGTGGTCGCGGCGCAGAACGGCTGGAGCCCGGCGCGCGTGCTGCGCACGGTCTTCCAGCGCCGCGTGGCGGGCATGGTCTGGCTGGTGCTGACCATCTTCATCTTCAAGCAGGTGGTGGAGGCGGGCGGCGTGGTCACGCAGCTGAGCCAGGCGGCCTCGGGTGACGCCGCGCTCTTCGTGGTGACCCTGGTCCTGCCGCTCCTCGTGGGGCTCATCTGCGGCATCAGCATGGCCTTCGTGGGCACGACCTTCCCGCTGCTGCTGGGACTTCTCGAGCACATGCACGTCTCGCCCGGCGTCAGGACGGCCTACGTGGTCTTCGGGCTCATGGCGGGCTACACGGGCGTGCTGGCCTCGCCGCTGCACGCCTGCCTGCTCATGACCTGCGACTACTTCGGCGTGGGGCTCGAGCGGGGCTGGAAGTCCATCCTCCGGCCGAGCGCCATCTTCCTCGCCTTCGCCGTGGCCTACTTCTTCGTGCTGCGAACCTGGCTGGCCTAG
- the uvrA gene encoding excinuclease ABC subunit UvrA, whose protein sequence is MSVIHIEGARQHNLKNLDLDIPRDQLVVVCGPSGSGKSTLAFDIVYAEGQRRYVESLSAYARQFLPQLDKPLVDKIEGLSPAISLEQQTTGRNPRSTVGTVTEIYDFLRVFYARLGQFHCPQCDRPIRSQTIDEIVDNILAMPQGTRFLLLAPLAENKKGTFKDLFAKLRKEGFARVRVNGKVHLLEEAPELDKKKKHNLELVVDRLVVRSDVRSRLADSVELALKWGEERLIVAEVGGEGEGPEHLMSTLSVCPECRVSLPKLTPQLFSFNSPQGACPQCSGLGSIEYFEPALIAPNRGLSLNEGAVLPWKKGVTRYAAPLVRLGARHGFTMDTPLADFSETAWHALFHGDEAESWEGVVGTLEQGMALGQIWRDELARYRQSAPCPACRGARLKPESLAVRVADKSIFGFTSMPIVRALEWLKGLSFDAREMIIAEPLLKELTHRLGFLVNVGLDYLSLAREMSTLSGGEAQRIRLAGQLGSGLVGVTYVLDEPSIGLHPRDNERLLGTLRSLQTRGNTVLVVEHDEETILAADNVIELGPGSGLKGGEIVFQGDVHTLLKEADTLTARYLRGDMTIERPEKRREPRGHLTLRGVTTNNLKGVDCDVPLGCLTVVTGVSGSGKSSLVIDTLYKHVALAQGIKVDQPGQIRGIDNLAAIEKIVAIDQTPIGRTPRSNPATYTKVFDEIRNIFAATKEAKQRGYKPGRFSFNVPGGRCEHCKGDGQIRVEMHFLPDVYVTCPVCKGKRYTTETLDVHYKDLNISEVLDLTVRQALDFFSAYPVLKRRLEVLDEVGLDYLHLGQPATTLSGGEAQRIKISRELGKRSLPGTLYVLDEPTTGLHMHEVGKLIQVLHRLVDKGASVVVIEHNLDVVACADWVVDLGPGGGESGGRIISQGTPEQIADDPKSVTGKFLKI, encoded by the coding sequence ATGTCCGTCATCCACATCGAAGGCGCCAGACAGCACAACCTGAAGAACCTGGACCTCGACATCCCGCGCGACCAGCTCGTGGTCGTCTGCGGTCCGTCCGGGTCGGGCAAGTCCACCCTGGCCTTCGACATCGTCTACGCCGAGGGGCAGCGCCGCTACGTGGAGTCCCTCTCGGCCTACGCCCGCCAGTTCCTGCCCCAGCTCGACAAGCCGCTGGTGGACAAGATCGAGGGGCTCTCGCCCGCCATCTCGCTCGAGCAGCAGACCACGGGCCGCAACCCCCGCTCCACCGTGGGCACGGTGACCGAGATCTACGACTTCCTGCGCGTCTTCTACGCCCGGCTCGGCCAGTTCCACTGCCCGCAGTGCGACCGGCCCATCCGCTCGCAGACCATCGACGAGATCGTGGACAACATCCTGGCCATGCCCCAGGGCACGCGCTTCTTGCTCCTCGCGCCGCTGGCCGAGAACAAGAAGGGCACCTTCAAGGACCTCTTCGCCAAGCTGCGCAAGGAGGGCTTCGCCCGCGTGCGCGTGAACGGCAAGGTCCACCTCCTGGAGGAGGCCCCGGAGCTCGACAAGAAGAAGAAGCACAATCTGGAGCTGGTGGTCGACCGCCTGGTGGTGCGCTCCGACGTGCGCAGCCGCCTGGCCGACTCCGTGGAGCTGGCCCTGAAGTGGGGCGAGGAGCGCCTCATCGTGGCCGAGGTGGGCGGAGAAGGGGAGGGGCCCGAGCACCTCATGAGCACCCTCTCGGTCTGCCCCGAGTGCCGCGTGAGCCTGCCCAAGCTCACCCCGCAGCTCTTCTCCTTCAACAGCCCCCAGGGCGCCTGCCCGCAGTGCTCGGGCCTGGGCAGCATCGAGTATTTCGAGCCCGCCCTCATCGCGCCCAACCGCGGGCTGTCCCTGAACGAGGGGGCCGTGCTGCCCTGGAAGAAGGGCGTCACCCGCTACGCCGCGCCCCTGGTGCGCCTGGGCGCGCGCCACGGCTTCACCATGGACACCCCGCTGGCCGACTTCTCGGAGACGGCCTGGCACGCCCTGTTCCACGGCGACGAGGCCGAGTCCTGGGAAGGCGTGGTCGGCACGCTCGAGCAGGGCATGGCGCTCGGCCAGATCTGGCGCGACGAGCTGGCCCGCTACCGCCAGTCCGCGCCCTGCCCGGCCTGCCGCGGGGCGCGCCTGAAACCCGAGTCGCTGGCCGTGCGCGTGGCCGACAAGAGCATCTTCGGCTTCACCTCCATGCCCATCGTGCGCGCCCTGGAATGGCTGAAGGGCCTCTCTTTCGACGCGCGCGAGATGATCATCGCCGAGCCGCTCTTAAAGGAGCTGACCCACCGCCTGGGCTTCCTGGTCAACGTGGGGCTCGACTACCTGAGCCTTGCGCGCGAGATGTCCACCCTCTCGGGCGGCGAGGCGCAGCGCATCCGCCTGGCCGGGCAGCTCGGCTCTGGCCTCGTGGGCGTGACCTACGTGCTGGACGAGCCCTCCATAGGCCTCCACCCGCGCGACAACGAGCGGCTGCTGGGCACGCTCAGAAGCCTGCAGACCCGGGGCAACACCGTGCTCGTGGTGGAGCACGACGAGGAGACCATCCTGGCCGCGGACAACGTCATCGAGCTCGGGCCCGGCTCCGGGCTCAAGGGCGGGGAGATCGTGTTTCAGGGCGACGTGCACACCCTGCTCAAGGAGGCCGACACCCTGACCGCGCGCTACCTGCGCGGCGACATGACCATCGAGCGGCCGGAGAAGCGCCGCGAGCCCCGCGGCCACCTGACCCTGCGCGGCGTGACCACGAACAACCTGAAGGGCGTGGACTGCGACGTCCCGCTCGGCTGCCTGACCGTGGTCACCGGCGTCTCGGGCTCGGGCAAGAGCTCGCTGGTCATCGACACCCTCTACAAGCACGTGGCCCTGGCTCAGGGCATCAAGGTGGACCAGCCCGGCCAGATCAGGGGCATCGACAACCTCGCCGCCATCGAGAAGATCGTGGCCATCGACCAGACGCCCATCGGCCGCACGCCGCGCTCCAACCCGGCCACCTACACCAAGGTCTTCGACGAGATCAGGAACATCTTTGCGGCCACCAAGGAGGCCAAGCAGCGCGGCTACAAGCCGGGCCGCTTCAGCTTCAACGTGCCCGGCGGCCGCTGCGAGCACTGCAAGGGCGACGGCCAGATCCGCGTGGAGATGCACTTCCTGCCCGACGTCTACGTCACCTGCCCGGTGTGCAAGGGCAAGCGCTACACCACCGAGACGCTCGACGTGCACTACAAGGACCTGAACATCTCCGAGGTCCTGGACCTGACCGTGCGCCAGGCCCTGGACTTCTTCTCGGCCTACCCCGTGCTGAAGCGCCGCCTGGAGGTCCTGGACGAGGTGGGGCTCGACTACCTGCACCTGGGCCAGCCCGCGACCACGCTCTCGGGCGGCGAGGCGCAGCGCATCAAGATCAGCCGCGAGCTCGGCAAGCGCTCCCTGCCCGGCACGCTCTACGTGCTGGACGAGCCGACCACCGGGCTGCACATGCACGAGGTGGGCAAGCTCATTCAGGTCCTGCACCGTCTGGTGGACAAGGGGGCGAGCGTGGTGGTCATCGAGCACAACCTCGACGTGGTGGCCTGTGCGGACTGGGTCGTGGACCTCGGCCCGGGCGGCGGCGAGTCCGGCGGGCGCATCATCAGCCAGGGCACGCCGGAGCAGATCGCCGACGATCCGAAGAGCGTGACCGGGAAGTTCCTGAAGATTTAG
- a CDS encoding DVU0298 family protein, with product MRLRELRPHLLDLLRGPGWRQGLSGVLAMPAKALSGALFSLILHEDELVRFRAAEAFGVVLADLAGRDMEGARVVMRGMLWRMNEESGGIGWGVPEAMACAMAESPALAREYHAILLSYIHKHHGVCHGIFVDNPTLRRGVLWGIARLAEARPGLAVKAVPDLLEVLDPGQALEGREGTPESPECHDAFSRGLACLALARLAAAGTALPGRAMTSVAAWRGDAAELTVYQDDGLRRTTAGELAAEALARMEETMGEKASAPRF from the coding sequence ATGCGCCTGCGCGAACTGCGCCCCCACCTGCTCGACCTGCTGCGCGGCCCCGGCTGGCGGCAGGGCCTTTCCGGCGTGCTCGCCATGCCCGCCAAGGCGCTCTCCGGCGCCCTCTTCTCGCTCATCCTGCACGAGGACGAGCTCGTGCGCTTCCGCGCGGCCGAGGCCTTCGGCGTGGTCCTGGCCGACCTCGCCGGGCGGGACATGGAGGGGGCGCGCGTGGTCATGCGCGGCATGCTCTGGCGCATGAACGAGGAGTCCGGCGGCATCGGCTGGGGCGTGCCCGAGGCCATGGCCTGCGCCATGGCCGAGAGCCCGGCCCTGGCCCGCGAGTACCACGCCATCCTCCTCTCCTACATCCACAAGCACCACGGGGTCTGCCACGGCATCTTCGTGGACAACCCCACGCTCCGCCGCGGCGTGCTCTGGGGGATCGCCCGGCTGGCCGAGGCGCGGCCCGGGCTGGCCGTGAAGGCCGTGCCCGACCTCCTGGAGGTGCTCGACCCCGGGCAGGCGCTGGAGGGACGCGAGGGCACGCCCGAGTCGCCCGAGTGCCACGACGCGTTCTCGCGCGGCCTGGCCTGCCTGGCCCTGGCGCGGCTGGCCGCGGCCGGGACGGCGCTTCCCGGACGGGCCATGACGAGCGTCGCCGCGTGGCGCGGGGACGCTGCGGAATTGACCGTTTACCAGGACGACGGCCTGCGCCGGACCACCGCCGGAGAGCTCGCCGCCGAGGCCCTGGCCCGCATGGAGGAGACCATGGGGGAGAAGGCTTCCGCCCCCAGATTTTGA